A segment of the Nitrosopumilus sp. genome:
CTCTAACAATCTGCTATTTCTCATCATACTTGCGCCAATTCTTTCACCCTCTTCTGTGAGTTTTACACCTGCCTTGTTGTAATTTACAAGATTCTTACCGTTTAATTTTTTAAGCATTTGAACCACACTTGGCTGTCTGATGTTGAGCATTTTTGCAATTGTACTAATTTTTACATCTTCTCCTCTCTCTTTGATGTGCCAAACTGCTTTTAGATACATTTCAACATGTTCAGCTTCTGCAGTTCCAACGAATAGAATTTCATCGTCATTTAGAATATCCATGTTAAACCTTCTTTGAATCTTTTAATAAATATTCAAAGTATTGACGTGCAAATCCGGCCAAGCCTGAATGGTCTGCCCAGATTGCAACAACTTCTGAAGAGTGTATT
Coding sequences within it:
- a CDS encoding metal-dependent transcriptional regulator; translated protein: MDILNDDEILFVGTAEAEHVEMYLKAVWHIKERGEDVKISTIAKMLNIRQPSVVQMLKKLNGKNLVNYNKAGVKLTEEGERIGASMMRNSRLLEVLMDSALKVEIDEEMVCGIEHHMNKQFTDALCVMLKHPRKCPHNHEIPLGECCKSA